A single Candidatus Omnitrophota bacterium DNA region contains:
- the gpmI gene encoding 2,3-bisphosphoglycerate-independent phosphoglycerate mutase, which produces MTHQLKKLPNFKVRPGPVLLIILDGVGLGKRDDSDGVFLAKTPCFDGLFRSKLYTTLQAHGTAVGMPSDEDMGNSEVGHNALGAGRVFAQGAKLVGQAIAQGAIFQTPTWEKLVAGAKQEGKTFHLVGLLSDGNVHSHIEHLIAILRRCAQEGVKRVRIHALLDGRDVYEKSAPDYIDRTEDVLKEINGSPGTDYRIASGGGRMVTTMDRYNADWTIVKRGWDAHILGVGRPFASAKDAVLTYYKEDPKATDQYLDPFVIAEGGKPVGTIQDGDSVVFFNFRGDRAIELSRAFDETEFDKFDRVRHPKVLFAGMMEYDGDLHVPKNYLVNPPEIEGAVSVYMCANGVRTFAISETQKYGHVTYFWNGNKSGYVNKEMETYIEVPSDKIRFDLAPKMKAYEITDKTVELLKSGRYQFGRLNFPNGDMVGHTGVPEAIIASVEAVDDCTAKILQVIQALKGIAVILADHGNADEMFTVKKGKKQVSTAHSLNPVPFVIVDPCYAGEYKIASLPKRGLSNVAATLLNLLGYEQPAEYDPSLIEFLP; this is translated from the coding sequence ATGACCCATCAGCTTAAAAAATTACCAAACTTTAAAGTTCGCCCAGGCCCTGTCCTCCTCATCATCCTGGACGGGGTGGGGCTTGGCAAAAGGGACGACAGCGACGGAGTCTTTTTGGCCAAGACCCCGTGCTTTGATGGGCTTTTTAGGAGTAAACTTTACACCACGCTGCAGGCGCACGGCACGGCTGTCGGCATGCCCAGCGATGAAGACATGGGCAACAGTGAGGTGGGTCACAATGCCCTGGGGGCCGGGCGAGTGTTCGCCCAGGGGGCCAAGCTGGTCGGCCAGGCGATCGCCCAAGGGGCTATCTTCCAGACGCCGACCTGGGAAAAATTGGTGGCTGGAGCCAAGCAAGAGGGGAAAACATTCCATCTGGTCGGCCTCCTATCGGACGGCAATGTCCATTCCCATATCGAGCACCTTATCGCCATTCTCCGCCGGTGCGCCCAGGAAGGCGTTAAGCGCGTCCGGATCCATGCCCTGCTGGACGGCCGCGATGTTTACGAGAAATCCGCTCCGGATTATATTGACCGGACGGAAGACGTTTTAAAGGAAATCAACGGTTCGCCTGGAACAGATTACCGGATCGCGTCCGGCGGCGGGCGGATGGTCACGACCATGGACCGCTACAACGCCGACTGGACCATTGTCAAGCGCGGCTGGGACGCACATATTCTGGGTGTGGGCAGGCCGTTCGCGTCCGCCAAAGACGCTGTCCTGACGTATTATAAGGAAGATCCGAAGGCCACCGACCAGTATTTGGACCCGTTTGTGATCGCGGAGGGCGGCAAGCCGGTCGGTACCATTCAGGATGGTGATTCAGTGGTGTTTTTCAATTTTCGCGGGGACCGGGCGATCGAATTGTCCCGGGCCTTTGACGAAACGGAATTTGATAAATTTGACCGCGTGCGGCATCCGAAGGTCCTGTTTGCCGGGATGATGGAATACGACGGCGATCTGCATGTGCCGAAAAATTACCTGGTCAATCCCCCGGAAATCGAGGGGGCGGTCAGCGTTTATATGTGCGCGAACGGCGTTCGCACCTTTGCGATCTCCGAAACGCAGAAGTACGGCCATGTGACTTATTTTTGGAACGGCAACAAGTCCGGGTATGTCAACAAAGAGATGGAGACTTACATTGAGGTCCCATCGGACAAGATCCGTTTTGACCTCGCGCCCAAGATGAAGGCTTATGAGATCACGGACAAGACCGTCGAGCTTTTAAAAAGCGGCCGTTATCAGTTCGGCCGTCTGAATTTTCCCAACGGGGACATGGTCGGCCATACGGGCGTTCCGGAGGCGATCATCGCATCGGTGGAGGCGGTGGATGATTGCACGGCGAAGATCCTTCAGGTGATTCAGGCCCTCAAGGGGATCGCGGTCATCCTGGCGGACCACGGCAATGCCGACGAGATGTTCACCGTGAAGAAGGGCAAGAAACAGGTCAGCACTGCGCACTCCCTGAACCCGGTACCCTTTGTGATCGTGGACCCCTGCTATGCGGGGGAATACAAAATTGCCAGCCTTCCCAAGCGCGGTTTGTCCAACGTGGCCGCCACACTTCTGAATCTGCTCGGTTATGAACAGCCGGCCGAGTACGACCCCTCATTGATCGAATTTCTCCCGTAA
- a CDS encoding class I fructose-bisphosphate aldolase, with translation MATKIADLLGKDAQSLLEHKCTTIPKEQLTLPGPDFVDTIFINSDRPNNVLKNLQWMHNSGRLSGTGYLSILPVDQGIEHSAGASFAPNPVYFDPENIVKLAIEGGCNAVASTVGVLGLVSRKYAHKIPFVVKINHNEFLTYPNKFDQLLFTTVENCFDMGAAGVGATIYFGSEESSRQIVEIAKAFKRAHELGMFTILWCYLRNAGFKKDGVDFHTAADLTGQANHLGVTIQADIIKQKLPTNNGGYNALKFGKTHKLVYEKLSSDHPIDLTRYQVANCYMGKIGLINSGGASEGAGDLQEAVKTAVINKRAGGTGLISGRKAFQRPMHEGVQLLNAIQDVYLSKEVTVA, from the coding sequence ATGGCTACAAAGATCGCGGATCTTCTCGGTAAAGACGCCCAGTCTTTGCTTGAGCACAAATGCACGACCATTCCCAAGGAGCAATTGACGCTCCCGGGCCCGGATTTCGTGGACACGATTTTCATCAATTCCGACCGGCCCAACAATGTCTTGAAAAATTTGCAGTGGATGCACAACAGCGGACGGTTGTCCGGCACGGGCTATCTGTCCATTCTGCCCGTGGATCAGGGCATCGAGCATTCCGCCGGGGCGTCGTTCGCGCCCAACCCGGTCTATTTTGACCCGGAGAACATCGTGAAACTCGCCATCGAAGGCGGATGCAACGCCGTTGCGTCCACCGTTGGTGTCCTGGGCCTGGTGTCCCGCAAGTATGCCCATAAGATCCCTTTTGTCGTGAAGATCAACCACAATGAATTCCTGACCTATCCCAACAAATTCGACCAGCTTTTGTTCACGACGGTTGAAAACTGTTTTGACATGGGCGCGGCCGGCGTGGGGGCGACGATTTATTTCGGTTCCGAGGAAAGTTCCCGGCAGATCGTTGAGATCGCCAAGGCCTTCAAACGGGCCCATGAGCTGGGGATGTTCACGATCCTCTGGTGCTATCTGCGCAATGCCGGTTTCAAGAAAGACGGGGTGGATTTTCACACCGCCGCTGACCTGACCGGCCAGGCCAACCATCTGGGCGTCACGATCCAGGCGGATATCATCAAGCAGAAGCTCCCGACCAATAACGGCGGTTACAACGCGCTCAAATTCGGGAAGACGCATAAATTGGTTTATGAAAAATTGTCCTCCGATCATCCGATCGATCTGACCCGCTACCAGGTCGCCAACTGTTACATGGGCAAGATCGGTTTGATCAACTCCGGCGGAGCTTCGGAAGGGGCTGGCGACCTTCAGGAAGCCGTCAAGACAGCGGTCATCAACAAGCGCGCCGGCGGCACGGGTTTGATTTCCGGCCGCAAGGCGTTCCAGCGCCCCATGCACGAGGGCGTGCAGTTGTTGAACGCGATCCAGGATGTTTATCTCTCCAAAGAGGTCACGGTCGCTTAA